One stretch of Chryseobacterium indologenes DNA includes these proteins:
- a CDS encoding beta-ketoacyl synthase N-terminal-like domain-containing protein translates to MSTVYINSASCISVQDTLNENILQNLKPENSVKIIKAIEPNYKEFIPPAMIRRMSKTVKMSSVASHYALKEAGIDQPDAIIVGTGMGCSQDSEKFLKNVIDNHEEFLTPTYFIQSTHNTVAGQIALGLQCHAYNFTYVNTSSSLEFSLLDAQLQIKDGEAENILVGSTDEQTDRTMELYGLNTTIKKETDLPVDYLNSTTNGVIWGEGASFFVVGKHKTENSYAKLTDIKISNRLELEEIPSFIQEFLTKNHLSAKDIDAVILGYSGDAKSDIYYTSAMDLFSDSSLLYYKHLSGEFNTASGFSTFIACHILKEQQIPEVMMMNTVTKEEVKNILLYNHLAGSDHSLVLLERA, encoded by the coding sequence ATGAGTACAGTATACATTAACAGTGCATCCTGTATCTCTGTTCAGGACACTTTAAACGAAAATATCCTTCAGAATCTTAAGCCGGAAAATTCGGTGAAGATCATTAAAGCCATAGAACCTAATTACAAAGAATTCATTCCTCCAGCCATGATAAGGAGAATGTCCAAAACGGTAAAAATGAGTTCTGTAGCTTCACATTACGCTTTAAAAGAAGCCGGAATTGATCAGCCAGATGCTATTATTGTAGGAACAGGAATGGGATGTTCACAGGATTCTGAAAAGTTTTTAAAAAACGTCATTGATAATCATGAGGAGTTTTTAACCCCTACCTATTTTATTCAATCTACTCACAATACAGTAGCAGGTCAGATTGCCCTTGGGCTGCAATGCCATGCTTACAATTTCACCTATGTTAATACCTCTTCATCACTGGAATTTTCATTGTTGGATGCCCAACTTCAGATTAAAGATGGTGAAGCTGAAAATATCCTGGTTGGGTCAACTGATGAACAGACCGACAGAACCATGGAACTTTACGGTCTGAATACTACCATTAAAAAGGAAACAGATCTTCCCGTAGACTATCTGAATTCCACAACCAATGGTGTCATTTGGGGAGAAGGAGCGAGTTTTTTTGTTGTTGGAAAACATAAAACAGAAAATTCCTACGCAAAACTTACTGATATTAAAATTAGCAATAGATTGGAACTGGAAGAAATACCATCTTTTATACAAGAGTTTCTAACCAAGAACCATCTTTCTGCAAAAGATATTGACGCCGTCATTTTAGGTTACAGTGGCGATGCAAAATCTGATATTTATTATACATCAGCGATGGATCTGTTTTCTGATTCATCATTGTTGTATTATAAACATTTGAGTGGAGAATTCAATACTGCGAGTGGTTTTTCTACATTTATAGCCTGTCATATCCTTAAGGAACAACAAATTCCGGAAGTGATGATGATGAATACAGTGACAAAAGAGGAAGTGAAAAATATCCTTCTTTACAATCACTTGGCAGGTAGCGACCATAGCCTGGTATTATTGGAGAGAGCTTAA
- a CDS encoding polysaccharide deacetylase family protein encodes MKHYSFILFYLFCNVFIYAFHGSLWVYAACFLAFSAVVVWGSFAIELGYFVNSITHKRTRIKEVALTFDDGPTEFTPKFLDLLKEHEVKATFFCIGKQIEKYPETFQRIIAEGHTIGNHTLSHSNSTGFLSPSKMIAEIENCDDIMKNVGNIRTNLYRPPFGVTNPSIAKAIKRTHKTSIGWNVRSLDTIIDNEKKIYRRVTQGLKKGSIILLHDTSEKTYRVLADLLVFLADKKYSTFTVDSITNSRKK; translated from the coding sequence ATGAAACATTATTCATTTATCCTATTTTATCTCTTCTGTAACGTTTTTATCTATGCGTTTCACGGAAGCCTTTGGGTGTATGCTGCATGCTTTCTTGCCTTTTCTGCAGTAGTGGTTTGGGGATCATTCGCTATTGAGCTGGGATATTTCGTCAACAGTATTACCCATAAAAGAACAAGAATCAAAGAAGTAGCCCTCACTTTTGATGATGGTCCTACTGAATTCACCCCAAAGTTTTTAGACCTGCTCAAAGAACATGAAGTGAAGGCAACTTTTTTCTGTATCGGAAAACAGATTGAAAAGTATCCCGAAACATTTCAAAGGATTATTGCTGAAGGGCATACTATTGGAAACCATACCTTATCGCATTCTAATTCAACAGGGTTTTTATCTCCTTCAAAAATGATAGCTGAGATTGAAAACTGTGATGACATTATGAAGAATGTTGGGAATATAAGAACCAATTTATACAGACCTCCTTTCGGGGTTACCAATCCAAGTATTGCCAAAGCAATCAAAAGAACTCATAAAACAAGTATCGGCTGGAACGTCCGTTCTCTGGACACCATTATTGATAACGAAAAGAAAATCTATCGAAGAGTGACGCAAGGATTAAAGAAAGGAAGTATTATTCTCCTTCATGATACTTCAGAAAAAACGTATCGTGTGCTGGCAGATTTATTAGTATTTTTGGCGGATAAAAAGTATTCAACGTTTACCGTTGACTCAATTACAAATTCAAGGAAAAAATGA
- a CDS encoding LolA family protein, whose amino-acid sequence MIKNIAFGAFLLMSVFSFAQNTAMSGAEAKAFVSKVSADTKEIKTLQSDFTQTKKMDFLDKSIVTYGRMSLQTPNMLSWKYTKPYQYSIVFKSNKIYINDQGKKSSVDAKSKTFEKINKLIVGSSNGTMFNDPEFTVTYFKNGNYSVAKFVPKTSQLLKYIKQIELYFPKNQSTVSQVNMTEASGDTTNIVFKNTKINASIPASEFTL is encoded by the coding sequence ATGATTAAAAATATTGCTTTCGGAGCATTCTTATTAATGTCTGTTTTCTCTTTTGCCCAAAATACGGCAATGTCAGGAGCAGAAGCTAAGGCATTCGTATCGAAAGTTTCTGCAGACACCAAAGAAATCAAAACCCTTCAGAGTGATTTCACCCAGACCAAGAAAATGGATTTTCTGGATAAAAGCATTGTTACTTATGGAAGAATGTCTTTACAGACTCCCAATATGCTAAGCTGGAAATACACCAAACCTTATCAATACAGCATTGTATTTAAAAGCAACAAAATTTACATCAATGATCAGGGGAAAAAATCCTCTGTAGATGCGAAGAGTAAAACTTTTGAAAAAATCAATAAATTAATTGTTGGCAGTTCAAACGGAACCATGTTCAATGATCCGGAATTTACAGTAACTTATTTTAAAAACGGGAATTATAGTGTTGCTAAGTTTGTCCCTAAAACCTCACAACTGTTAAAATACATTAAACAGATTGAACTCTATTTCCCTAAAAACCAATCTACAGTTTCCCAAGTGAATATGACGGAAGCTTCGGGAGATACTACCAATATTGTTTTTAAAAATACAAAGATCAATGCTTCAATTCCTGCGTCAGAATTTACTTTATAG
- a CDS encoding 3-hydroxyacyl-ACP dehydratase, translating into MQTILTDFYTLISYEKTENGSFMAHIHLNKDHDIFKGHFPGNPVTPGVCMMQIIKELTEEFTGSKLFLKTASNVKFMAIINPFETPDLKLQLDITEDDEDVKVKNVTSFGETIALKLSVSYKKLMS; encoded by the coding sequence ATGCAAACCATTCTTACAGATTTTTATACACTTATATCATACGAAAAGACAGAAAACGGAAGCTTTATGGCTCATATCCATTTAAATAAGGATCATGATATTTTCAAGGGTCATTTCCCTGGAAACCCTGTGACTCCCGGAGTTTGCATGATGCAGATTATAAAAGAGCTGACAGAAGAATTTACAGGTTCAAAATTATTTTTAAAAACCGCCTCAAATGTAAAGTTTATGGCAATTATTAATCCTTTTGAGACTCCAGATCTGAAACTTCAGCTTGATATTACGGAAGATGATGAAGATGTTAAAGTAAAAAATGTAACGTCTTTTGGCGAGACTATTGCATTGAAATTGTCTGTAAGCTATAAAAAATTAATGTCATGA
- a CDS encoding DUF2062 domain-containing protein, which yields MSLAEVQNAISERKICVLIPTYNNEKTLKRVIDGVLDYTESIIVINDGSTDSTPQILNQYPQITVVTLPENKGKGNGLKTGFRKAKELQYDHAITIDSDGQHYPDDIPVFVEALLQENEEVLLIGNRNMSQDGIPKKSSFGNRFSNFWFWFETGIKLEDTQSGYRLYPLHKIPKKYFTPKFEFEIEIIVRTAWRHIPVKNVPIKVLYDPAERVSHFRPFKDFTRISILNTILVTITLFYIIPRNFVNNFKKKSFKRFIKEDVLESDGSNRTKAFSIALGVFIGLSPFWGFQTLLVISLSVLFKLNKVLAFVASNVSLPPFIPFIIAASLFLGAPFVDGDSNLLSQELNFDLIKNNLLQYVIGSFILSTTLSAITGISTFLFLNKLNPENN from the coding sequence ATGTCCCTTGCTGAAGTACAAAATGCAATTTCTGAAAGGAAAATCTGCGTTTTAATACCTACCTACAATAATGAAAAAACTCTGAAGAGGGTCATTGACGGTGTTTTAGATTACACCGAAAGTATTATTGTGATTAATGACGGCTCCACAGATTCTACACCACAGATTCTTAACCAGTATCCTCAAATCACAGTCGTCACATTACCTGAAAACAAAGGAAAAGGAAATGGGCTTAAAACAGGTTTCAGGAAGGCTAAAGAATTACAGTATGATCATGCTATAACTATTGATTCTGACGGACAGCATTATCCGGATGATATTCCTGTATTTGTAGAGGCCCTTCTTCAGGAGAATGAAGAGGTGCTTCTGATTGGAAACAGAAATATGTCTCAGGATGGGATTCCAAAGAAAAGCAGCTTTGGAAACCGTTTTTCCAATTTCTGGTTCTGGTTTGAAACCGGAATTAAACTGGAAGATACGCAATCCGGTTACAGGCTTTATCCTTTGCATAAAATTCCAAAGAAGTATTTTACTCCTAAGTTTGAATTTGAAATTGAGATCATTGTAAGAACTGCCTGGCGGCATATTCCCGTAAAGAATGTTCCGATAAAAGTTCTGTATGATCCTGCAGAACGTGTTTCTCACTTCAGGCCATTTAAAGATTTTACCAGAATCAGTATTCTGAATACAATTTTGGTAACCATTACCCTATTCTACATTATTCCGAGGAACTTCGTGAATAATTTCAAAAAAAAAAGTTTTAAAAGGTTCATAAAGGAAGATGTACTGGAAAGTGACGGTAGCAACCGTACCAAAGCTTTTTCCATAGCTCTTGGGGTTTTTATAGGACTTTCCCCTTTTTGGGGGTTTCAAACCTTATTGGTCATTAGCTTATCTGTACTTTTTAAACTGAATAAAGTTCTGGCATTTGTAGCTTCGAATGTAAGCCTTCCGCCATTTATTCCTTTTATTATTGCTGCCTCTTTATTTCTGGGTGCTCCATTCGTTGATGGAGACAGTAACCTCCTTAGTCAGGAGCTTAATTTTGATTTGATTAAAAATAATCTGCTGCAGTATGTGATCGGAAGCTTTATTCTGAGCACCACCTTATCTGCTATTACCGGAATAAGCACTTTTCTTTTCCTGAATAAGCTGAATCCGGAGAATAATTAG